One segment of Manduca sexta isolate Smith_Timp_Sample1 chromosome 27, JHU_Msex_v1.0, whole genome shotgun sequence DNA contains the following:
- the LOC115455539 gene encoding ATP synthase subunit gamma, mitochondrial: protein MVQLLKHIVIRLKSIKSIKKITKTMKMVSASKFTRAERELEAARPFGYGPRKFYEGTKLVKGNVDAEEFALYSKEDIPKKTAHRLQLIERPEDKGKKIKKIHVAVTSDRGLCGGVHTGIARRIRRELKNAEPEINKLVCIGEKARGMLYRTFPQSMLISIKDIGRVPPVFYDAALVAAAIAESGYLYDVGEIFYNKYFSPVKYELYVIPFFNKVRIETAPNMHAFDEVDDEELTCYLEWTLAALLFFAIKESAAAEQSSRMSAMDNATKNADDMTDHLTLVFNRTRQAVITRELTEIISGAAALKNV from the exons ATGgttcaattattaaaacacatcGTTATAAGACTCAAGTCAATCAAGagtataaagaaaataacgAAGACGATGAAAATGGTGTCGGCTAGCAA ATTCACACGAGCAGAGCGGGAGCTAGAGGCAGCTCGGCCCTTCGGTTACGGGCCCCGCAAGTTCTACGAGGGCACCAAGCTGGTGAAGGGCAACGTGGACGCGGAGGAGTTCGCGCTCTACAGCAAGGAGGACATACCTAAGAAGACCGCACACCGGCTGCAGCTGATCGAGCGGCCGGAAGACAAGGGCAAGAAGATCAAGAAGATACACGTGGCCGTCACATCAGACAGAG GGCTATGTGGCGGCGTGCACACCGGCATCGCGCGACGTATCCGGCGAGAGTTAAAGAACGCCGAGCCCGAGATCAACAAGCTGGTATGCATCGGAGAAAAGGCGCGCGGGATGTTGTATCGCACCTTCCCGCAAAGCATGCTCATCAGCATCAAAGAT ATCGGCCGAGTGCCGCCAGTGTTTTATGACGCGGCGCTGGTGGCCGCCGCCATCGCCGAGTCGGGCTACTTGTATGATGTGGGCGAAATATTCTACAACAAGTATTTCTCTCCCGTCAAGTACGAGCTCTACGTCATACCGTTTTTCAACAAAGTGCGCATTGAG ACCGCACCAAATATGCACGCGTTCGACGAAGTCGACGACGAGGAGCTGACATGCTATTTGGAGTGGACGCTGGCGGCATTGCTATTCTTCGCGATAAAGGAGAGCGCCGCGGCGGAGCAGTCGTCGCGCATGTCTGCTATGGACAACGCCACCAAGAACGCGGACGACATGACCGACCACCTCACGCTCGTCTTCAATCGCACGCGCCAGGCAGTCATCACCCGGGAACTCACCGAAATCATCTCCGGCGCCGCTGCACTCAAGAACGTCTGA